The DNA segment ATCGACACCAGCGCCGTCGAGATCATGGTGGTGTTGAGCGGATTGAGCAGCGAGCCCAGCAGCAGGGGGGCAGTGAGGCGGGTCCCGAATCCGGGACCGGGTGTGGCCGCGCCGGTGGCCCGGCGGGTACCCGGATCCGTCTCTGCCCTGATGGCCCGACGGGTACCCGGATCCGTCTCCGTACCGGTGGCCGTGGCTATATCCGTTTCGGATTCCGCATCGGTCACCTCTGCACCAGCCGTTCGAGCAGCGCGACGGCGTCGGTGAGCGTGCGCCGCTCCGCCGTGTCGAGTTCGTCGCCGATGGCGAGCGCGAGCCAGCCCTGCTTGTCGGCGCGTACGCCTTCGAGCGTGCGGCGGCCGAGATCGGTGACCGACATGACGGACTGGCGTCCGTCCGTCGGGTCGGGGACACGCTCGACCAGGTCCCGGCCCTCCAGTGCGGCGACGGTCAGCCGCATGGACTGCGGCCTGACCAGTTCGGCGCGGGCCAGCGCGGCCGTGGTCATCGGCCCCTCCCGGTCCAGCAGGGAGAGGGCCGACCGCTGCGAGTGCGTCAGCTCCAGGCCGGGAGACGTCCGCCGCAGCCGCCGCGCCACGCGTCCGAGAACGACCGCGAGTTCGGCGGCGATCTGCTCGGGGCTGGGTTCGTCGTGGGAGCTGGCCATGACGGCCACGGTAAGAGATAGACAGGAAGCCTTGCAAGTTGCCCTGCCCAACTACTCCACCGCCCTGCCACCACCCCCGGGCGGAGCGGGTGCAGCCCAGCGAGGTTCAGCGTGGCGGTCCGGCCGCCGGGTACCCGTACACCCATGGACTTCGACTCGAAAGCGCTGCTGGTGGTCATCGCGCTCGTGCTCCTGGCGACGCTGGCCCTCACGGTCGTCCTCGCCGTACGCCTCTTCCGCGCCCGGCGCTTCCTGCGCGAGGCGGGCATCCCCCTCCAGAACAAGCTCGCCTTCTGGGGCGCGCTGATCTACACCATCAGCCCGGTGGACCTGCTTCCCGACCCGGTCTACCTGGACGACATCGGCGTCCTGCTGTTCGCGCTGCACTCGCTGGAGCGGGCGGCCCGCCGGGGGCTCCCGCAGAAGCCTGGACACCAGGCGGGGAAATTTGGCACGGTGGGCCCACCGACCCCGTAATCGAATGTGTGGTCAGCTTCCACCGCGACCATGTCGTCACCGAACACCGGGACGCACGGCGGGGCTGGCTGCTCGCCGACGCGGAACTCACCGACCCGGCGGTCGCGGCGCGTTACGCGGTGCCGTTCGACCCGATGGACGTTCCGCGCGACCGCTTCCTGGTCGCGGGCGAGGCATGGCGGTCGATCCGCGCGGGCGAGGCCGACCCGAAGACGTTCGGCCTGCTGATCCCCGGGGCCGAACTGACGGGCGCGTGGTTCGTGGCGGGCAACGTACGGCTGGACCTCGCGG comes from the Streptomyces sp. NBC_01471 genome and includes:
- a CDS encoding MarR family winged helix-turn-helix transcriptional regulator, which gives rise to MASSHDEPSPEQIAAELAVVLGRVARRLRRTSPGLELTHSQRSALSLLDREGPMTTAALARAELVRPQSMRLTVAALEGRDLVERVPDPTDGRQSVMSVTDLGRRTLEGVRADKQGWLALAIGDELDTAERRTLTDAVALLERLVQR
- a CDS encoding YkvA family protein, yielding MDFDSKALLVVIALVLLATLALTVVLAVRLFRARRFLREAGIPLQNKLAFWGALIYTISPVDLLPDPVYLDDIGVLLFALHSLERAARRGLPQKPGHQAGKFGTVGPPTP